In one window of Saprospiraceae bacterium DNA:
- a CDS encoding M48 family metallopeptidase has protein sequence MEQITIGNIKIDIVRKDIKNIHLAVYPPTGRVRIAAPLSVSEDAIRLFALSKLGWIKRNQRKFEGQERISPREYKQRESHYFQGRRYLLNIVETDKTQKVVLKNKKFIELHIKPDTPTAKRHEILTEWYRVQLKKQIPAIIDKWEKILNVKVDDWQVKQMKTKWGSCNIEKKRIWLNLELAKKPEHCLEYIIVHEMVHLLERHHNDRFQYFMDTHLPNWQQLKTELNKLPVSHADWSY, from the coding sequence ATGGAGCAAATCACTATCGGCAACATAAAAATAGATATCGTGCGCAAAGACATCAAGAACATCCATCTTGCTGTTTACCCACCGACAGGAAGGGTGCGCATTGCGGCGCCATTGTCCGTCAGCGAAGACGCCATCCGACTGTTTGCCCTTTCAAAACTTGGCTGGATAAAACGCAACCAAAGAAAGTTTGAAGGACAGGAACGCATTTCACCAAGAGAATACAAACAACGGGAAAGCCACTACTTTCAGGGCAGGCGGTATTTGCTCAACATTGTGGAGACAGACAAAACACAGAAAGTAGTTTTGAAAAACAAGAAGTTCATTGAACTGCACATCAAGCCCGACACACCAACCGCAAAGCGACACGAAATCCTGACCGAATGGTATCGGGTGCAACTCAAAAAACAAATCCCTGCCATCATAGACAAATGGGAGAAAATATTGAACGTAAAAGTTGACGATTGGCAAGTAAAGCAAATGAAAACCAAGTGGGGTTCGTGCAACATCGAAAAGAAACGGATTTGGCTCAACCTCGAATTGGCAAAGAAACCTGAACATTGTTTGGAATACATTATCGTGCACGAAATGGTGCATTTATTGGAACGACACCACAACGACCGATTTCAGTATTTCATGGACACCCACCTACCCAACTGGCAGCAACTGAAAACGGAGTTGAACAAGTTGCCCGTCAGTCATGCGGATTGGAGTTACTGA